Proteins from one Mycobacterium sp. SMC-2 genomic window:
- a CDS encoding YceI family protein — protein sequence MTDQWRLDASDGELLLTTGVQGRAARMGHRLTIAMTRWRATVSWTGSEPAAVELVVETDSLDVLRGEGGVKGLTTPEKALARSNALKSLDAGRFPEIRFWTRAIDKTDDGYRLTGQLEVRGKSREHVIALHTEDLGNAWRMSTQSTVRQTDYGIKPYSLLMGSVQVADDVSVSFTATQAKDA from the coding sequence ATGACCGACCAATGGAGGTTGGACGCGTCCGACGGCGAACTACTCCTTACCACCGGAGTCCAGGGGCGGGCCGCCCGAATGGGTCACCGTCTCACGATCGCGATGACCCGCTGGCGCGCTACCGTGAGCTGGACCGGCTCGGAACCGGCCGCCGTCGAGCTGGTGGTCGAAACCGATTCGCTGGACGTGCTGCGCGGCGAGGGCGGTGTCAAGGGATTGACCACGCCCGAGAAGGCTCTGGCGCGGTCCAATGCCTTGAAGTCGTTGGACGCCGGCCGATTCCCCGAAATCCGCTTCTGGACGCGGGCCATCGACAAGACCGACGATGGCTACCGGCTCACCGGCCAACTCGAAGTGCGGGGCAAGTCACGGGAGCACGTGATCGCACTCCACACGGAGGATCTCGGGAACGCATGGCGCATGTCCACCCAATCCACGGTCCGCCAGACCGACTACGGCATCAAGCCGTACTCGCTACTGATGGGTTCGGTCCAGGTCGCCGACGACGTTTCGGTGTCCTTCACCGCAACCCAGGCGAAAGACGCCTGA
- a CDS encoding alcohol dehydrogenase catalytic domain-containing protein gives MPTHQAVRIQSAGGPLELAEVDTQPPGRDEVRIAVTACGVCGTDREFVNGNFPNMSWPLTPGHEIAGTIAELGEGVGEFAVGERVAVGWFGGCCYHCDPCRKGIFIHCVNGKVPSWHYPGGYAESVTVPVSALARIPSELSDVEAAPMGCAGVTTYHALRQSNAVPGDRVAILGVGGLGHLGVQFARAMGFETVAIARGAAKAEDARKLGAHHYVDSTSGDVAEALQDLGGVAVVLATAANSAAMADTVGGLLPQGQLVTIGVTPDPLPISPVQLITPGYSVIGHPSGTAKDVEETMHFAVLSGVRAWVEELPLAQAAEGYAALEQGRAHYRTVLTV, from the coding sequence ATGCCGACACATCAGGCGGTCCGGATCCAGTCCGCGGGCGGCCCCCTGGAGCTTGCCGAGGTAGACACGCAGCCGCCCGGCCGTGACGAGGTTCGGATAGCGGTGACCGCGTGCGGGGTATGCGGCACCGACCGCGAATTCGTCAACGGTAACTTTCCAAACATGTCGTGGCCGCTGACGCCGGGCCATGAGATTGCCGGCACGATAGCCGAACTCGGCGAGGGCGTCGGTGAGTTCGCGGTGGGCGAGCGTGTCGCTGTCGGGTGGTTCGGCGGCTGCTGCTACCACTGCGACCCCTGCCGCAAGGGAATCTTCATCCACTGCGTCAATGGCAAGGTGCCCAGCTGGCACTACCCGGGCGGGTACGCGGAGTCGGTGACGGTACCGGTCAGCGCGTTGGCGCGGATTCCATCGGAGCTCTCCGATGTCGAAGCCGCCCCGATGGGCTGCGCCGGGGTCACCACCTACCACGCTCTGCGCCAGAGCAATGCCGTGCCCGGTGACCGCGTCGCCATCCTGGGAGTCGGCGGGCTCGGCCATCTCGGGGTGCAGTTCGCTCGCGCGATGGGTTTCGAGACCGTTGCCATCGCCCGTGGCGCCGCCAAAGCCGAAGACGCCCGAAAATTGGGAGCCCATCATTACGTCGACTCCACCAGCGGTGACGTCGCAGAAGCGTTGCAGGACTTGGGCGGAGTCGCGGTCGTCCTCGCCACCGCCGCCAACTCTGCGGCCATGGCGGACACGGTCGGCGGGCTGCTGCCGCAAGGCCAATTGGTCACCATCGGCGTGACCCCCGACCCCCTGCCTATCAGCCCGGTCCAGCTCATCACCCCCGGCTACAGCGTGATCGGTCATCCATCCGGAACGGCGAAAGATGTTGAAGAAACTATGCATTTCGCCGTCCTGTCCGGTGTGCGGGCGTGGGTCGAGGAGCTGCCGCTGGCGCAGGCCGCCGAGGGCTACGCGGCATTGGAGCAAGGACGCGCGCACTACCGCACCGTGTTGACGGTGTGA
- a CDS encoding cytochrome P450, which translates to MSTVEPTAKPVPNLPPGFDFTDPDIHAERLPVEELAELRRTAPIWWNEQPVGCGGFDDGGFWVVSKHKDVKEVSLRSDVFSSLQKTALPRYKDGTVGEQIERGKFVLLNMDAPQHTRLRKIISRAFTPRAIERLRGDLAERAQRIVAEAAAQGRGDFVEQVSCELPLQAIAGLMGVPQEERKKLFHWSNEMVGDQDPEFANNDAMTASVELITYGMQMAAERSKNPGEDLVTKLVQADIDGHKLSDDEFGFFVILLAVAGNETTRNSITQGMMAFTDFPDQWELFKRERPATAADEIVRWATPVTSFQRTALEDYELSGVQIRKGQRVVMVYRSANFDEDVFDDPFTFNILRDPNPHVGFGGTGAHYCIGANLARMTIDLMFNAIADGIPNLESIGKPERLRSGWLNGIKHWQVDYQTDGAAKSPVAH; encoded by the coding sequence ATGTCAACCGTCGAGCCGACCGCCAAGCCTGTCCCCAATCTGCCTCCCGGATTCGACTTCACCGATCCGGACATCCACGCCGAGCGGTTGCCGGTGGAGGAACTGGCCGAACTCCGGCGGACCGCACCGATCTGGTGGAACGAGCAGCCGGTAGGCTGCGGCGGATTCGACGACGGCGGCTTCTGGGTGGTGTCCAAGCACAAGGACGTCAAAGAGGTTTCGCTGCGCAGCGACGTGTTCTCCAGCCTGCAAAAGACGGCCCTGCCGCGCTATAAGGACGGTACGGTCGGCGAGCAGATCGAGCGCGGCAAGTTCGTGCTGCTCAACATGGACGCACCGCAACACACCCGGCTGCGCAAAATCATCTCGCGCGCCTTCACCCCCCGGGCCATCGAGCGCCTGCGCGGCGACCTCGCCGAGCGCGCCCAACGCATCGTCGCGGAGGCGGCCGCCCAGGGTCGCGGCGACTTCGTCGAGCAGGTGTCGTGTGAGCTGCCGTTGCAGGCCATCGCCGGATTGATGGGAGTGCCACAGGAAGAACGCAAGAAGCTTTTCCACTGGTCCAATGAGATGGTCGGCGACCAGGACCCCGAGTTCGCCAACAACGACGCCATGACCGCCTCGGTGGAACTCATCACGTACGGCATGCAGATGGCCGCCGAGCGGTCGAAGAATCCGGGGGAAGACCTCGTCACCAAGCTGGTCCAGGCTGACATCGACGGTCACAAGCTTTCCGACGACGAGTTCGGCTTTTTTGTCATCCTGCTGGCCGTGGCCGGCAACGAGACCACCCGCAACTCCATCACCCAGGGCATGATGGCCTTCACCGACTTTCCCGATCAGTGGGAGCTGTTCAAGCGGGAACGTCCCGCGACCGCGGCCGACGAGATCGTCCGGTGGGCCACTCCGGTGACGTCCTTCCAGCGCACCGCCCTGGAGGACTACGAACTGTCCGGCGTGCAGATCAGGAAGGGCCAGCGGGTCGTGATGGTTTACCGCTCAGCCAATTTCGACGAGGACGTCTTCGACGACCCGTTCACTTTCAACATCCTGCGCGACCCCAACCCCCACGTGGGTTTCGGCGGCACCGGCGCGCACTACTGCATTGGCGCGAACCTGGCGCGGATGACCATCGACCTGATGTTCAACGCCATCGCGGACGGCATCCCGAACCTGGAATCGATCGGAAAGCCCGAACGGCTACGCTCGGGCTGGCTCAACGGGATCAAGCACTGGCAGGTCGACTACCAGACCGACGGTGCGGCGAAATCACCTGTGGCGCACTAA
- a CDS encoding nitronate monooxygenase — protein MHTPICDELGIEFPIFAFTHCRDVVVAVSKAGGFGVLGAVGFTPEQLEIELNWIDENIGDHPYGVDIVIPNKYEGMDSHLSAEELAETLRKMVPQEHLDFGKKILADHGVPIEDSDADSLQLLGWTEATATPQVEVALKHPKVKMIANALGTPPAEMIKHIHEAGLKVAALCGSPSQARKHADAGVDIIIAQGGEAGGHCGEVGSIVLWPQVVKEVAPVPVLAAGGIGSGQQIAAALALGAQGAWTGSQWLMVEESSNTPVQQQAYIKAGSRDTVRSRSFTGKPARMLRNDWTEAWEQPDNPKPLGMPLQYMVSGMAVRATNRYPNESVDVAFNPVGQVVGQFTKVEKTATVIERWVQEYLEATNRLDELNEAASV, from the coding sequence ATGCACACCCCTATTTGCGATGAACTCGGCATCGAGTTCCCGATCTTTGCGTTCACCCATTGCCGCGATGTCGTCGTCGCGGTTAGCAAGGCCGGCGGGTTCGGTGTGCTCGGCGCGGTCGGCTTCACGCCCGAGCAGTTGGAGATCGAGCTCAACTGGATTGACGAGAACATCGGCGACCACCCGTACGGCGTCGACATCGTGATTCCGAACAAGTACGAGGGCATGGACTCGCACCTTTCGGCGGAGGAACTGGCCGAGACGCTGCGCAAGATGGTGCCCCAAGAGCACCTCGACTTCGGCAAGAAGATCCTTGCCGATCACGGCGTGCCGATCGAGGACAGCGACGCCGACAGCCTGCAACTGCTCGGGTGGACCGAGGCGACAGCCACGCCGCAGGTCGAGGTGGCGCTCAAGCACCCGAAGGTGAAGATGATCGCCAACGCGCTCGGCACTCCCCCGGCCGAGATGATCAAGCACATCCACGAAGCCGGGCTCAAGGTGGCCGCGCTGTGCGGCTCACCCTCGCAGGCGCGCAAGCACGCGGACGCGGGCGTCGACATCATCATCGCCCAGGGCGGCGAGGCCGGTGGGCACTGCGGCGAGGTGGGCTCGATCGTGTTGTGGCCCCAGGTGGTCAAGGAAGTCGCCCCGGTGCCCGTGCTGGCGGCCGGTGGTATCGGCAGCGGCCAGCAGATCGCGGCGGCGCTGGCACTGGGTGCGCAGGGCGCGTGGACCGGCTCGCAGTGGCTGATGGTCGAGGAATCCTCGAACACGCCGGTGCAGCAGCAGGCGTACATCAAGGCGGGTAGCCGCGATACGGTCCGCAGCCGTTCGTTCACGGGCAAGCCGGCCCGGATGCTGCGCAACGACTGGACCGAAGCCTGGGAGCAGCCGGACAACCCGAAGCCGCTCGGTATGCCCTTGCAGTACATGGTTTCCGGCATGGCCGTGCGGGCCACCAACAGGTACCCCAACGAAAGCGTCGACGTCGCGTTCAACCCGGTCGGTCAGGTCGTCGGCCAGTTCACCAAGGTGGAGAAGACGGCGACGGTCATCGAGCGCTGGGTGCAGGAGTACCTGGAGGCGACCAACAGGCTGGACGAGCTCAACGAGGCGGCCTCCGTCTGA